A region of Saccharomyces mikatae IFO 1815 strain IFO1815 genome assembly, chromosome: 12 DNA encodes the following proteins:
- the PDP3 gene encoding Pdp3p (similar to Saccharomyces cerevisiae YLR455W; ancestral locus Anc_7.528), with amino-acid sequence MTKDIRTGDLVLCKVGSFPPWPAVVFPQRLLRNDVYRKRKSNCVAVCFFNDPTYYWEQPSRLKNLDQDTIRNFISEHGKNANQRELVNAYKEAKIFDDFNVFLQEKFEEENRLKDLKAFERSEGCKIVAGEDPFIGRTKVVNKKKKASTPLEDGPADASLSNEEEKKPNIKAAKKKRPTANSEVKLNTVNKKKVKLDYSRRIEISQLFRRRIQRNLIQRETPPTEDDIKETHELLNRIYENTDIKKTFFDLDALRESKLHKLLKAIVNDPNLGEFHPLCKEILLSWADLISELKKEKSQKLPTP; translated from the coding sequence ATGACAAAAGATATCAGAACGGGCGATTTAGTGTTATGCAAAGTTGGCTCGTTTCCACCTTGGCCAGCTGTAGTATTTCCACAACGATTGCTTCGAAACGATGTATatagaaagagaaaatccAATTGTGTTgctgtttgttttttcaacGATCCAACTTATTACTGGGAGCAACCAAGCAGACTAAAAAATCTGGACCAGGATACCATTCGAAATTTTATTTCAGAACATGGTAAGAATGCAAATCAAAGGGAACTTGTTAATGCATACAAGGAAgcgaaaatttttgatgatttcaACGTAtttttgcaagaaaaatttgaggaagaaaacagaTTAAAGGATTTGAAGGCATTTGAGAGGAGTGAAGGTTGTAAAATCGTTGCTGGAGAAGATCCCTTTATAGGTCGAACAAAAGTAgtaaataagaaaaagaaagcttCTACACCTCTTGAAGATGGTCCAGCCGATGCTTCACTGTCTAacgaggaagaaaagaaaccgAACATCAAAGCggccaaaaaaaagagaccTACGGCTAATTCAGAAGTGAAATTAAACACTGTtaataagaagaaagttaAACTAGACTATTCCAGAAGAATAGAGATTTCGCAACTATTTCGCCGtagaattcaaagaaaccTAATTCAAAGGGAAACACCTCCAACTGAGGATGATATCAAAGAAACACATGAATTGTTGAATAGAATTTATGAGAACACTGATATcaagaaaactttttttgatttagaTGCCCTCCGTGAGAGTAAGTTACACAAGCTACTGAAAGCAATTGTTAATGATCCTAACTTAGGAGAATTTCACCCACTTTGTAAAGAAATCTTGTTATCCTGGGCAGACCTAATCTCGGAgctgaaaaaagaaaaatcccAAAAACTACCCACACCCTGA
- the SMKI12G5010 gene encoding pyridoxal 5'-phosphate synthase (similar to Saccharomyces cerevisiae YLR456W and YPR172W; ancestral locus Anc_7.529): MKLKGQIPRDLLRLIRSSKYVHVATCSLDYIPSVSLMHYIFVSSTESFHKHEHNNSTDNNDYIIFTVFEKSVTYSNVAGNPNVALLFHDWITAKNLTLRKKSVHEDGCPSFQSESTKLNDFLRDLNQSELNQVSATVNGIADIVNPESEESTYYRRLLLTANPDADIFILGEDTAIIKVRIQKIKVSDMKNNTSIYGQTMTQPV; the protein is encoded by the coding sequence ATGAAACTTAAAGGGCAGATACCAAGGGACCTGTTACGTTTGATAAGAAGCTCCAAATATGTTCATGTAGCGACATGCTCATTGGATTATATACCATCAGTTTCATTAATGCATTATATTTTCGTTTCATCCACAGAGAGCTTCCACAAGCATGAGCACAATAATAGTACTGATAATAATGACTATATTATATTCACAGTGTTCGAAAAGTCTGTAACTTATAGTAATGTTGCAGGCAATCCAAACGTTGCATTATTATTCCACGATTGGATCACTGCTAAAAATTTGACTcttcgaaaaaaaagtgtacATGAGGACGGTTGTCCATCTTTTCAGTCAGAATCTACAAAATTAAATGATTTTTTGCGAGATTTGAATCAGAGTGAATTGAATCAGGTGAGCGCTACCGTTAATGGTATTGCCGATATTGTCAATCCAGAAAGTGAAGAATCTACGTATTATAGGCGGTTATTGCTAACAGCGAATCCAGACGCAGATATTTTCATACTAGGAGAAGATACAGCCATAATAAAGGTTAggattcaaaaaatcaaagtcTCtgatatgaaaaataatacttCTATTTATGGTCAAACAATGACGCAACCGGTTTAA